One genomic segment of Paenibacillus durus includes these proteins:
- the psiE gene encoding phosphate-starvation-inducible protein PsiE gives MKTKNNIAYIPIILQWTLNAALVVLAIILVILLGKETIYIFGFINDGEHLTKIDLLEALLIYFLYFEFIALIIKYFEAHYHFPLRYFVYIGITAMIRLIIVDHESPSDTLIYSGAILVLVVTLYIANSKLLKRES, from the coding sequence GTGAAGACAAAAAATAATATCGCGTACATTCCGATTATTCTGCAATGGACACTTAATGCGGCGCTGGTCGTATTAGCAATTATCCTTGTCATCCTGCTTGGTAAGGAGACGATTTATATTTTCGGCTTTATCAATGATGGCGAGCATCTGACCAAAATAGACTTGCTGGAGGCTCTGCTGATTTATTTTTTGTATTTCGAGTTCATTGCCCTGATTATCAAGTACTTTGAAGCGCACTATCATTTCCCGCTCCGTTACTTCGTCTATATCGGCATTACGGCGATGATCCGGCTGATTATTGTCGACCATGAAAGTCCGTCGGACACATTGATTTATTCCGGGGCGATTCTGGTGCTGGTCGTCACACTGTATATCGCCAACAGCAAGCTGCTTAAGAGGGAAAGCTGA
- a CDS encoding nucleoside hydrolase, which translates to MDKRKILMIDTDTAGDDCTALLLALRWPGVEVKAITTVAGNIPLSLCTRNALTTLETAERPDVPVYPGAVKPLMRGLFTAEHVHGHDGMGGSNFPEPSLRPREEHAANAIVRLINEHPGEIEMIAQAPLTNLALAYSLDPSIAGKLKHMWVMGGANNYIGNDSPAAEFNFLVDPEAAHIVVHAGFNLTMVGWDVCHRQPVMAEEHLRLIEAMDTEFARFYLKVLRTNMERGLKQHGYRRLSHPDTLTVAMAIDNRVMARSNRFYIDVEHKSELTKGYSLVDQNNILKKEPNAEVCLEADLELFREMVFSLMKQR; encoded by the coding sequence ATGGATAAACGTAAAATACTGATGATAGACACCGATACAGCTGGCGATGATTGCACCGCTCTGCTGCTGGCGCTTCGCTGGCCGGGAGTGGAAGTCAAGGCCATTACAACGGTTGCGGGCAATATTCCGCTGTCTTTGTGTACGCGCAATGCCCTGACCACGCTGGAAACGGCGGAGCGTCCTGATGTGCCGGTGTACCCCGGCGCAGTTAAACCGCTGATGCGGGGACTGTTCACAGCCGAGCATGTTCATGGCCATGACGGGATGGGCGGCTCGAACTTTCCCGAGCCTTCGCTGAGGCCCCGGGAGGAGCATGCGGCTAACGCGATTGTCCGGCTGATCAACGAGCATCCAGGTGAAATCGAGATGATCGCGCAGGCGCCGCTGACGAATCTGGCGCTCGCCTATTCGCTTGATCCGTCCATTGCCGGAAAGCTGAAGCATATGTGGGTGATGGGCGGAGCGAATAATTATATAGGCAATGACAGCCCGGCAGCGGAATTCAATTTCCTCGTCGATCCTGAAGCGGCGCATATCGTTGTTCATGCCGGTTTCAACCTGACGATGGTCGGATGGGATGTATGCCACCGGCAGCCGGTCATGGCAGAGGAGCATCTCCGCTTGATTGAAGCCATGGATACCGAATTCGCCCGTTTCTACTTGAAGGTGCTGCGGACCAATATGGAACGAGGGCTTAAGCAGCACGGGTATCGCCGGCTGTCCCATCCAGATACGCTTACCGTCGCCATGGCCATCGACAACCGGGTCATGGCCCGGTCGAATCGCTTCTACATCGATGTGGAGCATAAGAGCGAGCTGACCAAAGGCTACAGTCTTGTCGACCAGAACAATATCCTAAAAAAGGAGCCGAATGCCGAGGTGTGCCTTGAGGCCGACCTTGAGCTGTTCCGGGAGATGGTATTTTCGCTGATGAAGCAGCGGTGA
- the thiD gene encoding bifunctional hydroxymethylpyrimidine kinase/phosphomethylpyrimidine kinase, protein MNVYKALTIAGSDSGGGAGIQADLKTFQELGVYGMSALTAVTAQNTLGVQGVYPLDPEAVAQQLDSIGEDLTPDALKTGMLFSGEIIRTAADKIRQYGWNNLVVDPVMVAKGGSSLLLREAVQSLIRHLLPLALVTTPNIPEAEIIADMTIASLADCEEAARRIAQMGSRYVVVKGGHGSGDGVVTDLLYDGKDFIYMESPRIDTRHTHGTGCTYSAALTAELAKGHSAEEAARTAKAFIRAAIEDGLGIGAGHGPTNHFAYGRRLRAEGKEKR, encoded by the coding sequence ATGAACGTATACAAGGCGTTAACAATTGCCGGTTCGGACAGTGGCGGAGGCGCGGGCATCCAGGCCGACCTTAAGACGTTTCAGGAGCTGGGCGTTTACGGCATGTCGGCGCTGACTGCGGTAACGGCGCAGAATACGCTCGGGGTTCAGGGCGTGTACCCGCTTGATCCGGAAGCTGTGGCGCAGCAGCTCGATTCCATTGGCGAGGATCTGACCCCGGATGCGCTCAAGACCGGCATGCTGTTCAGCGGAGAAATTATCCGGACCGCTGCCGATAAAATCCGCCAATACGGATGGAATAACCTGGTCGTAGATCCGGTTATGGTTGCCAAAGGAGGGTCCTCCCTTCTTCTGCGGGAAGCGGTGCAGTCTCTGATCCGGCATCTGCTTCCGCTTGCACTTGTAACGACGCCGAACATTCCGGAAGCGGAAATCATTGCCGATATGACGATTGCCAGCCTGGCAGACTGCGAGGAAGCGGCAAGAAGAATCGCGCAAATGGGTTCGCGTTATGTTGTCGTTAAGGGAGGCCACGGCAGCGGGGACGGCGTCGTCACGGATCTGCTGTATGACGGCAAGGATTTCATATACATGGAGAGTCCCCGCATCGACACCCGGCATACGCACGGAACGGGCTGCACCTATTCCGCCGCGCTGACGGCGGAGCTGGCGAAGGGACATTCGGCAGAGGAAGCCGCCCGAACCGCCAAAGCGTTTATCCGGGCAGCGATCGAAGACGGCCTTGGCATCGGGGCGGGACACGGGCCGACCAATCATTTTGCATACGGCCGCAGGCTGCGCGCAGAAGGGAAGGAGAAACGATGA
- a CDS encoding DUF2252 domain-containing protein, with protein MIDNSITEGVIRTRTKLRQQALISVFNEFDGKIMKLGNGDRAEKYNKMLLSPFSFYRGSAYLFYFDATRQYFPYHSSPERPTWIQGDLHFENFGAFRSEDGNLVYDVNDFDEGYVGSYLYDLLRMSVSISLVCRQLGYSLEEQWDCIETYVKEYYKQIQAFCDGKDDPGKFIIDEDSAKGPVKKLLKKLEKRKAEHFLDKVTSLMQDDRIFLETEELKVPGAAEQEMLEHAWPFYQDTLNSRKKAPEHYKIKDIAVKHGSGTASIGLDRYYILIEGEGQKGAEDAVLEAKEVRVPVPAYFMPYSESFWHYFGHQGKRVTATQQAMHHKADPYLGFFTMDDRHFYVRERSPYKKRIKLEEIDSFEDMERTLIIMARLTAKLHARADADVNKGLLPYHSEKEIARAMGPDPNPLARHLSHWAAAYADQVEIDYKLFKEWAETGVHGS; from the coding sequence ATGATCGACAATAGCATTACCGAGGGAGTCATTCGCACACGCACAAAGCTGCGGCAGCAAGCGCTGATCTCGGTTTTTAATGAGTTTGACGGTAAGATTATGAAGCTTGGCAACGGCGACAGAGCGGAAAAATACAATAAAATGCTGCTGAGTCCGTTCTCCTTTTATCGCGGAAGCGCCTATTTGTTCTATTTTGACGCTACACGCCAGTATTTCCCCTACCACTCCTCTCCTGAGCGCCCCACCTGGATTCAAGGAGATTTGCATTTCGAGAATTTCGGCGCTTTTCGGAGCGAAGACGGGAATCTTGTCTATGATGTCAATGATTTTGACGAAGGCTATGTGGGCTCCTACCTCTACGACCTCCTGCGGATGTCCGTCAGCATTTCGCTAGTCTGCCGACAGCTCGGCTACAGCCTTGAAGAACAGTGGGACTGCATCGAAACGTATGTAAAGGAATATTACAAGCAGATTCAGGCCTTTTGCGATGGAAAGGATGATCCGGGCAAATTCATCATCGATGAGGATTCGGCCAAAGGACCGGTCAAGAAGCTGCTGAAGAAGCTGGAGAAGCGCAAGGCGGAACATTTTCTGGACAAAGTGACCTCGCTCATGCAGGATGACCGGATATTCCTTGAAACAGAGGAGCTGAAAGTGCCCGGCGCGGCCGAACAGGAGATGCTGGAGCATGCTTGGCCGTTCTATCAGGATACGCTGAATTCCCGTAAAAAAGCTCCCGAACATTACAAAATCAAGGATATCGCAGTGAAGCACGGTTCAGGAACGGCATCGATCGGATTGGACCGCTATTATATTTTGATCGAGGGTGAGGGACAAAAGGGCGCAGAGGATGCGGTTCTGGAGGCAAAAGAGGTGCGCGTCCCGGTTCCAGCCTATTTCATGCCGTATTCAGAGTCCTTCTGGCATTATTTCGGGCATCAGGGCAAGCGTGTCACGGCAACCCAGCAGGCCATGCATCATAAGGCCGATCCTTACCTCGGCTTCTTCACAATGGATGACCGGCATTTCTATGTCAGAGAGCGTTCGCCGTACAAAAAAAGAATCAAGCTTGAGGAAATCGATTCATTCGAGGACATGGAGCGCACACTTATAATCATGGCTCGGCTCACGGCCAAGCTGCACGCCAGGGCGGACGCCGACGTGAATAAAGGTCTTCTCCCCTATCATAGCGAGAAAGAAATCGCCAGAGCAATGGGACCGGACCCCAACCCTCTCGCCCGCCATCTATCGCACTGGGCCGCCGCCTATGCCGACCAGGTAGAGATCGATTATAAGCTGTTCAAGGAGTGGGCGGAAACGGGCGTCCATGGATCATAA
- a CDS encoding GNAT family N-acetyltransferase, with protein MLIDIKSKLDSPEVEELLSYAVISDTGELESARAEYRSEAALQLYGWEDEELLVGLIGFEETEDGSIDIRHIAVLPENRGKGYARGMILELLTSRNPRYVIAETEDETAADFYRSLGFMVYSLGESGSGIELLRCVYEVEDSEDEE; from the coding sequence ATGCTTATCGATATTAAATCCAAGCTGGATTCTCCTGAGGTGGAGGAATTATTGTCATACGCCGTCATATCCGATACTGGCGAACTCGAATCGGCCCGCGCGGAATACAGGTCGGAAGCCGCCCTCCAGCTGTACGGCTGGGAGGATGAGGAGCTGCTGGTCGGCCTGATCGGCTTTGAAGAGACCGAGGACGGCTCTATCGATATCCGGCACATTGCCGTCCTCCCGGAGAATCGCGGAAAAGGCTATGCGCGCGGGATGATTTTGGAGCTGCTAACCAGCCGAAATCCCCGGTATGTAATCGCTGAAACCGAGGACGAGACGGCGGCTGATTTTTACCGGAGTTTGGGCTTTATGGTGTATTCTCTGGGAGAGAGCGGCTCCGGTATCGAGCTGCTTCGCTGCGTGTACGAGGTGGAGGATTCAGAGGACGAAGAATAA
- a CDS encoding MMPL family transporter — MRGILKARWVIIAVWLAAAAALVMTAPSFSDLVREKGQVSVPPGYTSSKASQILREVSNAKGGETLHQVALVFNRPQGLGKEETESIRLGVEKLAANKEELGLDSITDPFSQKALKDTLIAKDGKTILVALSVKGGDDDVKALPDKVDALLKDVDADHYLTSEGLINEDTILSSEAGLKKSEYITVVFILLILFVVFRSIVAPFVPLLTVGLSYIVSQSIVAFLVDRFDFPISTFTQIFMVAVMFGIGTDYCILLISRFKEELAASEDTRTAIIETYRKAGGTVFYSGLAVFVGFVVIGLSKFILYRSAVAVAVGIAVMLLALITVVPFFMAVLGKKLFWPSRGSLEHSESRIWGAAGSFSFKRPWAALMIVAAIVLPFLLTYSGKLSFNSLEEIGDRYASVKGFDIIADSFGPGESMPGKIVIKNDDRMDNAEYMGLAEKISREVEQAGGVKTVRSMTRPAGELINDFLIPTQVGTLSEGLDKSSEGLDKIQSGLSDASNQLKQNEPKLTEAASGAEQLVTGTAELKSGIAALGDGLTRIQQGIESGSAGAGEIKSGLAQAAASAQQLADAHKKLLAGYKRIGGGLDALDGGIGQIQQQLSGVAAALNGLGPSFTSLEGSHPELLRDADYQTIKGTVAKTGDGAAKLAAGLGQISAQLKGVAAGMDEANAGYAKAAAGQDALAQGLDKLVSGIAQLESGLNQAASGQAQIVGKLPSITSGLDELQGGQKQLADGFGELNGQIGELTKGLSDSAEGLKQITSGLGSAQDYLNQVQAAGNDELSGFFIPAEALESDDIQQVFDNYLSGDRKVMTIDVVFADNPYSTAAIDKADDILAAVDRAVKGTKLENAEVAMSGVTSSYNDLQTISNADYSRTVMLMLGGIFIILVFLLRSVIMPVYLILSLVLTYFTAMGVTEAIFVNLLGYSGITWTTPFFSFVMLIALGVDYSIFLMARFNENQSWDIKDAILHAMRNMGTVILSAVIILGGTFASMYPSGVLSMMQIATVVLSGLVLYALLFLPFFVPVMVKIFGRANWWPFGVKEPEGAPDRNLHM, encoded by the coding sequence ATGAGAGGCATTTTGAAAGCAAGATGGGTGATTATCGCGGTATGGCTGGCGGCTGCTGCTGCTCTGGTCATGACCGCTCCGTCATTCTCCGATCTTGTCCGGGAAAAGGGACAAGTATCGGTTCCCCCGGGCTACACATCCTCCAAAGCGTCCCAGATTCTGCGGGAAGTGTCCAATGCCAAAGGCGGAGAAACGCTTCACCAGGTAGCGCTTGTATTCAACAGGCCGCAGGGTCTGGGCAAGGAGGAGACGGAGAGCATCCGCCTTGGAGTAGAGAAGCTCGCAGCCAACAAAGAGGAGCTTGGACTCGACAGCATCACGGACCCTTTTTCCCAGAAGGCGTTAAAGGATACCCTGATTGCCAAAGATGGCAAGACAATCTTGGTCGCTCTCTCAGTAAAGGGCGGGGACGATGACGTCAAAGCGCTGCCGGATAAGGTGGATGCTCTGCTGAAAGATGTGGACGCCGATCATTACCTGACTAGCGAGGGTTTGATTAACGAGGATACGATTCTCAGTTCTGAAGCGGGACTCAAGAAATCGGAATACATTACGGTCGTCTTTATTCTGCTGATTCTGTTCGTTGTGTTCCGTTCAATCGTTGCCCCGTTCGTGCCGCTGCTGACGGTGGGGCTAAGCTATATCGTTTCACAGTCCATTGTGGCATTTCTTGTAGACCGGTTCGATTTCCCGATCTCCACATTCACGCAAATCTTCATGGTGGCGGTCATGTTCGGCATCGGGACCGACTACTGCATCCTGCTGATCAGCCGGTTTAAAGAAGAGCTGGCAGCTTCGGAAGATACCAGAACCGCCATAATTGAGACGTACCGCAAGGCGGGCGGAACGGTGTTCTATTCCGGTCTGGCCGTGTTTGTCGGCTTCGTCGTCATCGGTCTGTCCAAGTTTATTCTATACCGTTCGGCCGTGGCGGTCGCCGTCGGAATCGCGGTGATGCTGCTTGCGCTTATTACAGTGGTGCCGTTCTTTATGGCGGTGCTGGGCAAGAAGCTGTTCTGGCCGTCACGCGGCAGTCTGGAGCACAGTGAAAGCCGGATTTGGGGAGCGGCAGGTTCTTTTTCCTTTAAAAGACCTTGGGCGGCGCTGATGATCGTGGCGGCTATCGTGCTTCCTTTTCTGCTGACCTACAGCGGCAAGCTGTCGTTCAACAGCCTGGAGGAAATTGGCGACCGCTACGCGTCGGTCAAAGGCTTCGATATTATCGCGGACAGCTTCGGTCCGGGCGAATCGATGCCGGGCAAGATTGTGATCAAGAATGATGACCGCATGGACAACGCGGAATATATGGGGCTCGCCGAGAAAATCAGCCGCGAGGTTGAGCAGGCGGGCGGAGTGAAGACGGTTCGCAGCATGACCCGGCCGGCCGGAGAACTGATTAATGATTTCCTGATTCCGACACAGGTCGGAACATTGTCGGAGGGCCTTGACAAGAGCAGCGAGGGCCTGGACAAAATTCAGAGCGGCTTGTCGGATGCCAGCAACCAGCTTAAGCAGAATGAGCCGAAGCTGACGGAGGCCGCTTCCGGAGCGGAACAGCTCGTAACTGGTACGGCCGAGCTGAAATCAGGGATTGCCGCACTGGGAGACGGCCTGACCCGCATCCAGCAAGGCATTGAGAGCGGATCTGCGGGAGCGGGCGAGATCAAGAGCGGACTTGCGCAGGCCGCTGCGAGCGCGCAGCAGCTGGCGGATGCCCACAAGAAGCTGCTCGCCGGATATAAGCGGATCGGCGGAGGTCTGGATGCGCTGGACGGAGGCATCGGTCAGATTCAGCAGCAGCTGTCCGGTGTAGCGGCTGCACTGAACGGGCTTGGACCAAGCTTTACCAGTCTTGAGGGAAGCCATCCCGAACTGCTGCGGGACGCAGACTACCAGACCATCAAGGGGACAGTCGCCAAGACCGGTGATGGAGCGGCCAAGCTTGCGGCCGGGCTCGGCCAAATCTCGGCTCAGCTGAAAGGCGTCGCGGCGGGGATGGACGAAGCGAACGCAGGCTATGCCAAGGCTGCCGCCGGGCAGGATGCGCTGGCGCAGGGGCTGGACAAGCTGGTGTCCGGCATCGCGCAGCTTGAGTCCGGTCTGAATCAGGCAGCTAGCGGGCAGGCTCAAATTGTCGGCAAGCTTCCATCCATAACAAGCGGGCTGGACGAGCTGCAGGGCGGGCAGAAGCAGCTTGCGGATGGCTTCGGCGAGCTGAACGGTCAAATCGGCGAGCTGACGAAGGGACTCAGCGACAGTGCGGAAGGTCTGAAGCAGATAACGAGCGGCCTTGGCTCCGCGCAGGATTATCTGAACCAGGTCCAGGCTGCCGGGAACGACGAGCTGAGCGGATTCTTCATTCCGGCGGAAGCGCTGGAGTCGGATGACATCCAGCAGGTCTTCGACAACTATTTGTCCGGCGACCGCAAGGTGATGACAATCGACGTTGTCTTTGCCGACAATCCGTACAGCACTGCCGCTATCGATAAGGCGGACGATATTCTGGCGGCAGTAGACCGGGCGGTCAAGGGCACGAAGCTTGAAAATGCGGAGGTGGCTATGAGCGGGGTAACAAGCAGCTACAACGACCTGCAGACCATTTCCAATGCGGACTATTCACGGACGGTTATGCTGATGCTGGGCGGTATTTTCATTATTCTCGTCTTTTTGCTCCGCTCTGTCATCATGCCGGTCTACCTGATCTTATCGCTTGTGCTGACCTACTTTACGGCGATGGGCGTAACGGAAGCGATCTTTGTCAATCTGCTGGGATATTCCGGCATTACATGGACGACTCCATTCTTCAGCTTCGTTATGCTGATTGCGCTTGGCGTCGATTACAGCATCTTCCTGATGGCGCGCTTTAACGAGAATCAAAGCTGGGATATCAAGGACGCCATACTGCACGCGATGCGTAACATGGGTACTGTCATTTTGTCGGCGGTGATCATTCTCGGGGGTACTTTCGCTTCGATGTATCCTTCGGGCGTGCTGTCGATGATGCAGATTGCCACCGTCGTGCTGTCGGGCCTTGTGCTGTATGCGCTCCTGTTCCTGCCGTTCTTCGTGCCTGTCATGGTGAAAATCTTCGGCAGAGCCAACTGGTGGCCGTTCGGAGTGAAGGAGCCGGAGGGAGCGCCGGACCGCAATCTTCATATGTAA
- the thiE gene encoding thiamine phosphate synthase: MNERDAISNDGRLDSEAVRAHLRVYFIMGSVNSRRPAAEVLTEAIAGGVTIFQFREKGPGALIGEAKVNLARELQAICRDHGVPFIVNDDIDLAIQLDADGVHVGQDDEPARVLRERLGSRKIIGVSAHTPEEVRQAIDDGADYLGIGPVYPTSSKDDARPVQGTILIQNLRREGITIPLVGIGGITAANASPVLAAGADGVSVISAIAGADHPQEAAEVFAQLAAR, encoded by the coding sequence ATGAACGAACGTGACGCCATCTCAAATGACGGCAGGCTGGATAGCGAAGCGGTGCGGGCACATCTTCGGGTGTACTTTATTATGGGCAGCGTCAACAGCCGCAGACCGGCAGCCGAAGTGCTTACGGAGGCGATTGCCGGAGGGGTTACGATCTTTCAATTCCGCGAAAAAGGTCCCGGCGCGCTTATCGGCGAAGCCAAGGTTAATCTGGCCCGGGAGCTTCAGGCGATATGCCGCGATCACGGCGTGCCTTTTATCGTCAACGACGATATCGACCTGGCGATCCAGCTTGACGCGGACGGCGTGCATGTCGGCCAGGACGACGAGCCTGCGCGGGTTCTTCGTGAGCGGCTGGGCAGCCGTAAGATCATCGGCGTGTCCGCGCATACACCCGAGGAGGTGCGGCAGGCGATTGACGACGGGGCCGACTATCTCGGAATCGGCCCGGTCTATCCCACATCCTCGAAGGATGACGCCAGACCGGTACAGGGCACGATTCTGATCCAGAATTTACGCAGAGAAGGAATTACCATTCCCCTAGTCGGCATCGGCGGTATTACCGCAGCCAACGCCTCCCCCGTTCTTGCCGCAGGCGCGGACGGCGTTTCGGTCATTTCGGCCATTGCCGGGGCCGATCATCCGCAGGAAGCGGCGGAGGTGTTTGCCCAGCTTGCCGCCCGGTAA
- a CDS encoding methylenetetrahydrofolate reductase, with amino-acid sequence MENRLKDKIRNKETGILTYGMTPPKATHPPEKIAEISQKQCERIKDLDIDALILYDVQEEADRIEQERPFPYLSTIDPTTYSNVYLNPLSVPKIIYRCVGKYSEPQLVDWLKSDMDQDRFSVFVGSSSSQQEVKLDLTEAYRLSKQHNRGLTFGGVVIPERHMKKNDEHIRVANKVKSGCSFFVSQATYDVEASKNFLSDYFYYCTNNGLEMVPILFNIAPCGSPKTLEFMKWLGISIPKWLENDLKYSSDVLDKSITLTQKIFAELLEFGLEKGIPVGCSVESVSTRKVEIEASVQLVKDIKSILDNKLSRAAVI; translated from the coding sequence ATGGAGAATAGGTTGAAAGACAAAATAAGGAATAAAGAGACCGGCATTTTAACATATGGAATGACGCCGCCGAAGGCAACCCATCCCCCGGAAAAGATTGCAGAAATTTCACAAAAGCAATGTGAAAGAATTAAAGATTTGGACATAGACGCCTTAATTCTTTACGATGTTCAGGAGGAAGCGGATCGAATTGAACAAGAAAGACCTTTTCCCTATTTGTCGACCATTGACCCGACTACGTATAGTAATGTGTATCTAAACCCATTGTCCGTTCCGAAAATTATTTATCGCTGCGTGGGCAAGTATTCTGAACCGCAGTTGGTGGATTGGCTAAAATCAGATATGGATCAGGACAGGTTTTCTGTGTTTGTGGGAAGTTCCTCCAGTCAGCAAGAGGTTAAATTGGATTTGACAGAAGCCTATCGTTTAAGCAAACAACATAATCGGGGTTTAACTTTTGGGGGAGTCGTCATTCCTGAAAGACATATGAAAAAGAATGATGAGCATATACGGGTCGCCAATAAAGTAAAAAGCGGATGCAGTTTTTTCGTATCACAGGCAACTTATGATGTAGAGGCGTCGAAAAATTTCTTGTCTGATTATTTTTACTATTGCACAAATAACGGGCTTGAAATGGTACCCATATTATTTAATATCGCACCTTGCGGCTCACCCAAAACGTTGGAATTTATGAAATGGCTCGGCATAAGCATTCCGAAATGGCTGGAGAACGACTTGAAATACTCTAGTGATGTATTGGACAAGTCGATAACATTGACTCAAAAAATCTTTGCGGAACTATTGGAATTTGGATTGGAGAAGGGAATACCTGTCGGATGCAGCGTAGAGAGTGTTTCAACTAGAAAAGTAGAAATAGAAGCATCAGTCCAACTGGTTAAAGATATCAAATCGATCTTGGATAACAAGCTGAGCCGAGCCGCTGTAATCTAA
- a CDS encoding tetratricopeptide repeat protein: protein MVKFIGFMLLWNLVGNPFLALIILLAVLYFIDRRYVGIFPSIARPFRRARQGSRLRTQISLNPNDVSSKFELARLLAERKKFREAQELLLQIGDRYEQSAEYWVDLGYANIKLGQLEEGESQMLRGLEINQRVQYGQPYLRLAEGFRHSDRDKSLHYLHEFKEIQSSSSEAYYLLGSMYKALGQSTEAKQAFTESIDVYRSLPRYKKRQERGWALRSFFGRIS from the coding sequence ATGGTTAAATTTATCGGTTTTATGCTTCTGTGGAATTTGGTGGGGAATCCGTTTCTCGCGCTGATTATCCTGCTTGCGGTGCTGTATTTTATCGACCGCCGTTATGTGGGGATCTTCCCGAGTATCGCCCGGCCTTTTCGCAGAGCAAGACAAGGCTCCAGACTACGCACTCAAATCTCGCTTAACCCCAATGATGTTTCTTCCAAGTTCGAGCTGGCCCGTCTATTGGCCGAACGTAAGAAATTCCGGGAAGCGCAAGAGCTTCTGCTGCAAATAGGGGACCGCTACGAGCAGTCCGCCGAATATTGGGTCGATCTGGGATATGCGAATATAAAGCTTGGACAGCTGGAGGAAGGGGAAAGCCAGATGCTGCGCGGACTGGAGATTAACCAGCGAGTGCAGTACGGTCAACCCTATCTCCGGCTTGCGGAGGGCTTCCGGCACAGTGACCGCGATAAATCGCTGCATTATTTGCACGAGTTCAAGGAGATTCAGTCTTCCTCCAGCGAAGCGTATTATTTGCTCGGCTCGATGTACAAGGCGCTCGGCCAGAGTACTGAAGCGAAACAAGCTTTTACCGAGTCCATCGACGTCTACCGTTCGCTGCCGAGATACAAGAAGCGTCAAGAGCGCGGCTGGGCTCTGCGCAGCTTCTTCGGAAGAATAAGCTAG
- a CDS encoding PadR family transcriptional regulator produces MSDPASQLKKGVLEILVLHLLNRGNLYGYQLISELDERSDGYFKLKEGTLYPVLYRLEDSGLVESYWEQGTGKRGVRRKYYRITAAGKAWLQEMTGELALFYHSIYKIMGDERL; encoded by the coding sequence ATGAGCGATCCGGCAAGCCAGCTTAAGAAGGGGGTTCTGGAGATCCTGGTATTGCATTTGCTAAACCGTGGAAATCTGTACGGATACCAGTTGATCAGCGAATTGGATGAAAGAAGCGATGGATATTTCAAGCTTAAGGAAGGGACTCTGTACCCCGTGCTGTATCGTCTGGAAGACTCCGGACTCGTGGAGAGCTACTGGGAGCAGGGCACTGGCAAGCGCGGAGTCCGCCGCAAATATTACCGGATCACCGCAGCGGGCAAAGCTTGGCTGCAGGAAATGACCGGAGAGCTTGCGCTGTTTTATCATTCCATTTACAAGATTATGGGAGATGAGAGGTTATGA
- a CDS encoding MarR family winged helix-turn-helix transcriptional regulator, protein MDDEIKQWIYRYIDAYHTVTRRINARIRESIEEGLTSEQFQILRLIDGQPFCTSTYLSEALCVGKSSITAMINRLAEAGIIKRTRDENDRRLVYLAISENGRAIYETAEEKVLEVISPYLMNFDKDKVEQFITMFERLAELIQESGGSNE, encoded by the coding sequence TTGGATGATGAGATCAAACAGTGGATTTACCGCTACATTGACGCCTATCATACGGTTACCCGGCGGATCAACGCCCGGATCAGGGAAAGTATTGAAGAGGGCCTGACGAGTGAGCAGTTCCAGATTCTCAGGCTGATCGACGGGCAGCCCTTCTGCACCTCGACTTATCTGTCGGAAGCTTTATGCGTGGGCAAAAGCTCCATTACCGCAATGATCAACCGGCTGGCGGAGGCGGGCATCATTAAGCGGACTCGGGACGAGAACGACCGGCGGCTTGTTTATCTGGCGATCAGTGAGAATGGGCGCGCCATATATGAAACAGCAGAAGAAAAAGTGCTGGAGGTTATCTCGCCCTACTTGATGAACTTCGATAAGGACAAGGTCGAGCAGTTTATCACCATGTTCGAGAGATTGGCGGAATTAATACAGGAATCGGGAGGAAGTAACGAATGA